The following proteins are co-located in the Solanum pennellii chromosome 8, SPENNV200 genome:
- the LOC107027318 gene encoding agamous-like MADS-box protein AGL19, with translation MVRGKTELKRIENATSRQVTFSKRRSGLLKKAFELSVLCDAEVALIVFSPKGKLYEFSSSSTNKTIERYQKNEKSLGRLNRKLTDQLTTEHLKEEVATMTRKLEFLEDSKRKLLGHGLESSTFDELQQVEEQLEKSLSNIKARKNLFFKEQIAQLKEEEKILLKENVDLKKKCEVLPLTLKPVPQVEKDVERQIMEVETELFIGLPETRKSSYCPNLNTLPTSL, from the exons atggtgagAGGAAAAACTGAGTTGAAAAGAATTGAAAATGCAACAAGTAGACAAGTGACCTTCTCAAAAAGAAGAAGTGGGCTTCTAAAAAAAGCATTTGAGCTTTCAGTTTTATGTGATGCTGAAGTTGCTCTTATTGTTTTCTCTCCAAAAGGAAAGCTTTATGAGTTCTCAAGTTCCAG taCAAACAAGACAATAGAACGCTATCAGAAGAATGAGAAGAGCCTGGGACGACTCAACAGAAAATTAACTGATCAACTAACCACTGAg CATTTGAAAGAGGAAGTTGCAACCATGACTAGAAAGCTTGAATTTCTTGAAGACTCTAAGAG AAAACTTTTAGGACATGGTCTAGAATCTTCCACCTTTGATGAACTTCAACAGGTAGAAGAACAGTTGGAAAAAAGTTTAAGCAACATTAAGGCAAGAAAG aATCTGTTTTTCAAGGAACAGATTGCTCAACTGAAGGAAGAG GAAAAAATTCTATTGAAGGAAAATGTAGACTTGAAAAAAAAG TGTGAGGTGCTACCATTGACTTTAAAACCAGTTCCTCAAGTAGAGAAAGATGTTGAAAGACAAATAATGGAAGTTGAGACAGAGCTCTTTATAGGACTTCCAGAGACTAGAAAAAGTTCATATTGTCCTAATTTAAACACACTACCTACATCACTTTAA
- the LOC114078267 gene encoding uncharacterized protein LOC114078267, producing the protein MTGSENVPLTQGTPVNGDTYNALYIHPSDSPGMVMVPVQFDGTGYQSWRRGVMRALSVKNKLGFIDGSCAKPVANSSQSRQWQSYDDMVTSWILNSLTKEISDSVEYVNDSVELWKELEDRYDQTNGAKLYQIQKEINDLTQGSLDITVYYTRMKELWEELNTLNVRNHCSCACTCGAKDGLHRAEHDRRLIQFLIGMNEVYTVIRSNIFMMNPLPSMAQTFFLLVQEEKQREFKPFNQIPMESISLNVNSSNNNGKGSTGRNYKTSFSNDNYSGNNNTSGNNNSYGGSNYYSGSNSNRIAMFCSYCKRTGHIREKCYKLIGYPN; encoded by the coding sequence ATGACAGGTTCTGAAAATGTTCCTCTAACACAGGGAACTCCTGTTAATGGTGATACGTACAATGCTCTCTATATACATCCTTCTGACAGTCCTGGAATGGTAATGGTTCCAGTTCAATTCGATGGAACAGGATATCAGTCCTGGAGAAGGGGAGTTATGCGAGCTTTGTCAGTGAAGAACAAGCTCGGATTCATCGATGGTAGTTGTGCTAAACCAGTTGCAAATTCAAGTCAGTCACGTCAATGGCAGAGTTATGATGATATGGTAACTTCCTGGATCTTAAATTCTCTCACTAAGGAAATTTCAGATAGTGTAGAATATGTTAATGATTCAGTGGAGCTTTGGAAAGAACTTGAAGATAGGTATGATCAAACGAATGGAGCAAAGTTATATCAGATTCAAAAGGAAATTAATGATCTCACACAGGGAAGTTTGGATATCACAGTCTATTACACTAGAATGAAAGAACTTTGGGAAGAATTGAATACTTTAAATGTAAGGAATCATTGTTCTTGTGCTTGCACTTGTGGAGCTAAGGATGGGTTGCATAGAGCAGAACATGATAGACGTTTGATACAGTTTTTAATAGGGATGAATGAAGTGTATACTGTAATAAgaagtaatatttttatgatgaatCCTCTTCCATCAATGGCGCAGACTTTCTTTTTATTGGTTCAAGAAGAGAAGCAAAGAGAATTCAAACCTTTTAATCAAATTCCTATGGAATCAATTTCTTTGAATGTGAATTCTTCTAACAATAATGGAAAGGGATCAACGGGAAGGAACTACAAGACATCATTCTCTAATGATAACTACTCTGGAAATAATAACACTTCAGGAAATAACAACAGTTATGGAGGATCTAACTATTACTCAGGTAGCAATAGCAATAGAATTGCTATGTTTTGTAGTTACTGCAAAAGGACAGGACATATCAGGGAAAAATGTTATAAGTTGATTGGATATCCCAATTAG